The following proteins come from a genomic window of Schistocerca cancellata isolate TAMUIC-IGC-003103 chromosome 10, iqSchCanc2.1, whole genome shotgun sequence:
- the LOC126106493 gene encoding uncharacterized protein LOC126106493 isoform X2 — translation MEWLQMPPFHISLLLLAGYLVTATHTGAGDNQTASTPEQEVPWVACATLECDKPCPTLPPSCPSGIIKKCGCCDVCWKYLNEGQLCRKFLQGNTLCGPGLACSSSGLCEHLPKVSSSEEESSE, via the exons GTTACAGATGCCACCCTTCCACATAAGCTTACTGTTACTGGCTGGTTACCTGGTCACAGCCACCCACACAGGTGCTGGAGATAATCAAACAGCATCCACTCCAGAACAGGAAGTTCCTTGGGTGGCATGTGCTACGCTGGAGTGTGACAAGCCATGTCCCACACTTCCACCCAGCTGTCCCTCTGGCATCATCAAGAAGTGTGGCTGCTGTGATGTTTGCTGGAAATACCTGA ATGAAGGACAGCTGTGTCGCAAGTTCCTTCAAGGAAACACACTGTGCGGTCCTGGTCTTGCCTGCAGCAGTAGTGGCTTATGTGAACATCTGCCTAAAGTTTCCAGCAGTGAGGAGGAGAGCTCTGAGTGA
- the LOC126106493 gene encoding uncharacterized protein LOC126106493 isoform X1, translating to MEWMIFHTDVVRLQMPPFHISLLLLAGYLVTATHTGAGDNQTASTPEQEVPWVACATLECDKPCPTLPPSCPSGIIKKCGCCDVCWKYLNEGQLCRKFLQGNTLCGPGLACSSSGLCEHLPKVSSSEEESSE from the exons GATGATATTCCATACTGATGTTGTCAGGTTACAGATGCCACCCTTCCACATAAGCTTACTGTTACTGGCTGGTTACCTGGTCACAGCCACCCACACAGGTGCTGGAGATAATCAAACAGCATCCACTCCAGAACAGGAAGTTCCTTGGGTGGCATGTGCTACGCTGGAGTGTGACAAGCCATGTCCCACACTTCCACCCAGCTGTCCCTCTGGCATCATCAAGAAGTGTGGCTGCTGTGATGTTTGCTGGAAATACCTGA ATGAAGGACAGCTGTGTCGCAAGTTCCTTCAAGGAAACACACTGTGCGGTCCTGGTCTTGCCTGCAGCAGTAGTGGCTTATGTGAACATCTGCCTAAAGTTTCCAGCAGTGAGGAGGAGAGCTCTGAGTGA